From the genome of Populus trichocarpa isolate Nisqually-1 chromosome 15, P.trichocarpa_v4.1, whole genome shotgun sequence, one region includes:
- the LOC7457589 gene encoding uncharacterized protein LOC7457589, producing the protein MELDGCPSPSTGLQRFCFFFVLFCFLFEARSACLSQTHEDPTFNPPFLTLHNRFLAESNDMIMDSKNNRCSEKINKGSQLREAFKMLDANFFDDTKVLDIAREAKELNLPIFAANRELVASENGGLHNPSCLIFNPEWTNEQVENASNRFSYPTLSGIQKPKTEEDIAFMSILELGELIRTKQITSLELVQIFLQRLKRYNPVLESVITYTDELAYKQAKEADELLAKGVYLGPLHGIPYGLKDIIVVPGYKTTWGSGSFKDQVHNIEAWVYKRLKSAGAVLVAKLVSGSLAYDDIWFGGRTRNPWNIEEFSTGSSAGPAASTSAGMVPFAIGSETAGSITYPAARCGVTALRPTFGTVGRTGVMSIAESLDKLGPFCRSAEDCTVVLDTIRGKDPDDPSSRYIPLDDPFSVDIKRLTVGYTDDAEMEVVNVLKSKGVNTVPFKLNYTVNSVQGILNFTMDVEMLAHFDEWQRTRQDDLYEAQDQWPTELRRARVIPAVDYVQAQRARRKLIQEVKKSFTVDAFIGNATDWERVCLGNLVGFPVIVVPTGFRNISNPPSEGTQRRTTITTGIYARPNHDHIALALAMAYQSVTCHHKQRPPIDNLGPGDIMPYPPTSIPHRRLHL; encoded by the exons ATGGAACTCGACGGTTGTCCTTCCCCTTCCACTGGGTTGCAAcgtttctgctttttttttgtactcttctgttttctttttgaagCTCGATCCGCGTGCTTGTCTCAGACCCATGAAGATCCCACCTTCAACCCGCCATTTCTAACACTACACAACCGTTTTCTTGCAGAAAGTAACGACATGATCATG GACAGTAAGAACAACAGATGTTCAGAGAAGATTAATAAAGGTTCACAACTTAGAGAGGCATTTAAAATGCTTGATGCCAACTTCTTCGATGATACTAAG GTGTTGGACATTGCGAGGGAAGCAAAAGAGCTTAATTTACCAATTTTTGCAGCTAACAGGGAATTAGTGGCTTCTGAGAATGGAGGGTTGCATAACCcatcttgtttgatttttaaccCTGAGTGGACAAATGAGCAAGTGGAAAATGCAAGCAACAGGTTCAGTTATCCAACCCTCTCTGGCATTCAGAAGCCGAAAACTGAAGAAGATATTGCCTTTATGAGT ATACTTGAATTAGGGGAACTGATTAGGACAAAGCAGATTACATCTCTGGAGCTTGTACAAATTTTTCTACAGAGATTAAAGAG GTACAATCCTGTTCTGGAATCAGTGATCACTTATACTGATGAATTGGCTTATAAACAAGCAAAAGAAGCTGATGAATTGCTTGCCAAAGGAGTGTATTTGG GACCTCTCCATGGGATTCCTTATGGgttaaaagatattattgtCGTGCCTGGATACAAGACAACATGGGGTTCTGGAAGTTTCAAAGATCAAGTTCATAATATTGAAGCTTGGGTTTACAAGAG GTTGAAGTCTGCAGGGGCAGTTCTAGTTGCTAAGCTTGTCTCTGGATCGCTTGCGTATGATGATATCTGGTTTGGGGGTAGGACAAGAAACCCTTGGAACATCGAGGAATTTTCAACTGGCTCGTCAGCTGGGCCCGCTGCCAGCACCTCAGCTG GGATGGTTCCATTTGCAATCGGTTCAGAAACTGCTGGCTCAATTACATACCCTGCAGCTCGTTGTGGCGTGACAGCGTTGCGTCCAACTTTTGGTACGGTCGGTCGAACTGGTGTGATGAGCATAGCAGAAAGCTTG GATAAGCTGGGACCTTTCTGCAGAAGTGCTGAAGATTGTACAGTTGTTCTGGACACCATTCGAGGGAAGGACCCTGATGATCCCTCATCAAGATATATTCCCCTTGATGATCCATTTTCTGTTGACATTAAAAGGCTTACAGTTGGGTACACGGATGATGCTGAAATGGAG GTTGTTAATGTTCTCAAATCAAAGGGTGTTAATACGGTTCCTTTTAAATTGAACTACACCGTCAACTCTGTTCAAGGTATCTTAAATTTTACCATGGACGTAGAGATGTTGGCTCATTTTGATGAGTGGCAACGCACCAGGCAAGATGACCTTTATGAAGCTCAAGATCAATGGCCCACTGAATTGCGTCGTGCACGCGTAATTCCAGCAGTTGATTATGTGCAG GCACAAAGGGCTCGGCGAAAATTAATTCAGGAAGTGAAAAAAAGTTTCACTGTCGATGCATTCATTGGTAATGCAACTGACTGGGAGAGAGTTTGCTTGGGAAATCTTGTTGGTTTCCCAGTAATTGTTGTTCCAACTGGCTTTAGAAACATATCCAATCCACCTTCAGAGGGTACTCAAAGAagaaccaccatcaccaccggTATCTATGCTCGTCCTAACCATGATCACATT GCTCTAGCATTAGCAATGGCTTACCAATCAGTCACTTGTCACCATAAGCAGCGCCCACCCATCGATAATCTTGGGCCAGGCGACATAATGCCATATCCACCAACAAGTATCCCTCACAGAAGGCTGCATCTATGA
- the LOC7457590 gene encoding inositol polyphosphate multikinase alpha has translation MLKVPDHQVAGHQARNGQLGPLIDDSGRFYKPLQDDDRGSKEVAFYSSFSSNTRVPDHIRRLFPVFHGTQLLEASDGSGLRPHLVLEDVVSSRSHPSVMDIKIGSRTWYPEASEDYIQRCFKKDRETSSLSLGFRISGLQIYGNEESGFWKPERKLVQNLSAADVRVVLKKFVSSNLPVDPNSDPDCSFAASVYGGSTGILAQLLELKAWFEDQTMYHLNSCSVLLVYEKEKVLKGERSDAEVKLIDFAHVTEGKDIIDHNFLGGLCSLIKFISEILTSPDECTTKACLRDSERDKEILTSPDECTTKVCLQDSDKNTNYSENGTIEGM, from the coding sequence ATGCTTAAGGTCCCTGATCATCAGGTTGCGGGCCACCAAGCTCGTAATGGGCAGCTTGGCCCCCTCATTGATGATTCGGGGCGTTTCTACAAGCCTCTCCAGGATGATGACCGGGGCTCGAAAGAGGTGGCTTTTTACTCCTCCTTCTCGTCGAATACGAGGGTCCCAGATCATATCCGAAGACTCTTTCCTGTTTTTCATGGGACTCAGCTCTTAGAGGCGTCTGACGGGTCTGGCCTGCGGCCGCACCTTGTATTGGAGGATGTTGTTTCAAGTCGTTCGCATCCATCGGTTATGGATATCAAGATTGGTTCTAGGACTTGGTATCCTGAAGCTTCTGAGGATTATATCCAGCGGTGCTTTAAGAAAGATAGGGAAACTAGTAGTTTGTCTTTGGGTTTTAGGATTTCTGGGCTGCAGATTTATGGAAATGAAGAATCTGGATTTTGGAAGCCTGAGAGGAAACTTGTTCAGAATCTCAGTGCAGCTGATGTTAGAGTGGTTCTGAAGAAGTTTGTTTCTTCCAATTTGCCGGTTGATCCAAATTCAGACCCTGATTGTTCTTTTGCGGCAAGTGTTTATGGCGGTTCTACTGGGATTTTGGCTCAATTATTGGAGCTAAAGGCATGGTTTGAGGATCAAACCATGTACCATTTGAATTCTTGTTCAGTTCTCTTGGTGTATGAGAAGGAGAAAGTGTTAAAAGGAGAGAGGTCAGATGCTGAAGTTAAACTTATTGACTTTGCTCATGTTACAGAAGGCAAAGACATTATTGATCATAATTTCTTGGGTGGGCTTTGCTCCTTGATAAAGTTCATCTCGGAGATTCTTACCAGTCCCGATGAGTGCACAACCAAAGCTTGTTTGCGGGACTCTGAGAGGGACAAGGAGATTCTTACCAGTCCCGATGAGTGCACAACCAAAGTTTGTTTGCAAGACTCTGACAAGAACACCAATTATTCTGAAAACGGTACCATTGAAGGAATGTAG
- the LOC7456668 gene encoding germin-like protein subfamily 3 member 4 → MNSALFFCIFLSTCINICLADTDNLQDTCPTATTGKQTVFINGFPCKNPNSIVASDFKSSKLSSPGDTDNFLHSSVTFNTAADFPGLNTLGLSIARTDLEVSGLMMPHSHPRASEMFFVSKGVVIAGFIDTQNKLFQKTLQPGEVFVFPQGLLHFCVNNGFNSAVVFSVLNSQNPGTVNIADAMLEFDDDTLNKLVRKIKSVAALEVNAHGIQNATLTRF, encoded by the coding sequence ATGAATTCCGCCCTTTTCTTCTGCATTTTCTTGTCCACTTGCATCAATATCTGCCTGGCTGATACCGATAATCTTCAGGATACTTGTCCAACGGCTACTACAGGCAAGCAAACTGTCTTCATCAATGGCTTCCCTTGCAAGAACCCAAACAGCATCGTTGCTTCAGATTTCAAGTCATCAAAACTGAGTAGTCCAGGTGACACAGACAACTTCCTCCATTCCTCGGTGACCTTCAACACTGCTGCGGATTTTCCAGGTCTAAACACTCTCGGCCTCTCAATTGCTAGGACCGACCTTGAAGTTAGTGGTTTGATGATGCCTCATTCCCACCCAAGAGCATCCGAGATGTTCTTCGTTAGCAAAGGTGTGGTGATTGCTGGTTTTATTGACACCCAAAACAAACTGTTCCAAAAAACTCTCCAGCCAGGAGAAGTTTTTGTGTTTCCTCAAGGTCTGCTCCACTTCTGTGTCAATAATGGCTTTAACTCCGCTGTTGTTTTCTCAGTACTCAATAGCCAAAACCCAGGGACGGTAAATATTGCTGATGCAATGCTCGAGTTTGATGACGATACGTTAAATAAGCTAGTAAGGAAAATAAAATCTGTTGCTGCCTTGGAGGTCAATGCACATGGCATTCAAAATGCGACCCTGACTAGGTTTTAG
- the LOC7456669 gene encoding uncharacterized protein LOC7456669 codes for MVLVCFVLDLCNLSPPLLKNLKQSLLHLANFYAVSSPSRRQSHSLIDKIGLCYLLKHRTSLSHELKIGYSPRGNFNLRDFHHAVNNVPTDSFLPEINDSGSLRSFDVKLSSILSDQVLYSWGGKDIMRKVIVLSSCVPDNIDTELKLTLMDAADKCVSVEFVLFEQSSSHLGNFQENINSFMRSISDLDNFSFGTYLADSRVFHSLVKRWLQELKDDMEEPLQARFIFKSNLTGSLNQIFCSLSTSVCQIIDGFSACETCRCHGSVLDNRIKDKNVGASCPITGRDLEISDVIENSVQVGDKTVLFMPSFQSSMKLKQVSSPIDFNIIERANLSSLSEGLIIGSSYFVTPSACYEIETSDEMDRPELNAQIFQGICSVLHSMDQGLLCSSCCNVETMREAAFHCYYLLQPSDNGPMLLRRLAGSEEVLPVPDANRFLDSPVNKEIQNSIQASLMKMELRDYNPVIHERGFHQKLNLLVKESLQFGPLPPKLDETTSELNSNEPDSSEVIVLDAIDLEDETPLLDLTNRDDKTTASIAEEWEQLVVKEVPKTFSPTCVSKPKMDQSVLSSPDSNRQLDAKTSRILERLELPRQLKSKTVSPTIISSQTPVRTKKPLIPFQPTNAINQSPTSSQLLKPNFQRLKRKHK; via the exons atggtaCTTGTTTGCTTCGTGCTAGATCTCTGCAACCTCTCGCCTCCATTGctcaaaaacctaaaacaa TCCTTGCTACACCTCGCAAATTTCTACGCCGTATCGTCTCCTTCACGCCGCCAATCGCACTCTCTCATTGACAAAATCGGCTTGTGTTATCTCTTAAAACACCGCACTTCTCTCTCTCACGAG CTAAAGATCGGTTATAGTCCTAGAGGAAATTTCAATCTCCGTGACTTCCATCACGCCGTTAATAATGTGCCTACCGATTCCTTTTTGCCTGAAATTAACGATTCTGGAAGTCTCCGTTCATTCG ATGTAAAGCTTTCAAGTATTTTGAGCGATCAAGTACTGTACTCATGGGGAGGTAAAGATATTATGAGGAAAGTGATTGTTTTGAGCTCGTGCGTGCCTGATAATATCGACACTGAGTTGAAATTGACTCTCATG GATGCAGCGGATAAGTGTGTTTCGGTGGAGTTTGTGTTGTTTGAGCAAAGTTCGAGTCATCTTGGAAATTTTCAGGAGAATATTAATTCTTTCATGAGAAGTATATCAGATCTTGATAATTTCTCATTCGGAACTTATCTCGCAG ATAGTAGAGTTTTTCATAGCTTGGTAAAACGATGGCTACAGGAGTTAAAGGATGACATGGAAGAACCATTGCAAGCTCGTTTTATCTTTAAAAGCAACCTCACAGGCTCTTTGAATCAGATATTCTGCAGCTTGTCAACATCTGTTTGTCAAATTATTGATGGATTCAGTGCTTGCGAG ACATGCAGGTGTCATGGCTCTGTGTTAGATAACagaataaaagacaaaaatgtcGGAGCTTCTTGTCCAATCACAGGGCGTGATCTAGAAATTTCCGATGTCATTGAAAATTCTGTGCAAGTTGGAGACAAAACAGTTCTGTTCATGCCCTCTTTTCAGAGCTCTATGAAGCTGAAGCAAGTTTCTTCACCCATAGACTTCAACATTATTGAGAGGGCTAACCTGAGCTCCTTAAGTGAAG gTCTTATAATTGGATCTTCATATTTTGTAACTCCATCAGCTTGTTATGAGATAGAAACTTCAGATGAAATGGACCGACCAGAGTTGAATGCTCAAA TTTTTCAAGGGATTTGCAGTGTTCTGCATTCAATGGATCAGGGCCTGTTATGCTCTTCGTGTTGTAATGTAGAAACCATGAGAGAAGCAGCCTTCCACTGCTACTATCTTCTTCAGCCTTCAGACAATGGGCCAATGCTTCTCAGG CGGCTTGCAGGATCAGAGGAAGTTTTGCCTGTGCCTGATGCCAATCGATTCCTTGATTCTCCTGTAAATAAGGAGATTCAGAATTCCATTCAAGCCTCTCTAATGAAG ATGGAACTAAGAGACTACAATCCAGTAATACACGAGAGAGGATTCCATCAAAAGCTCAACTTGCTTGTGAAAGAGAGCCTACAATTTGG GCCACTTCCTCCTAAACTGGATGAGACAACATCCGAACTAAACTCAAACGAACCAGATTCTTCAGAAGTCATTGTCCTAGATGCTATAGACTTGGAGGATGAAACGCCACTGCTGGATCTGACAAATAGAGATGACAAAACCACTGCTTCTATTGCAGAGGAATGGGAGCAGCTGGTTGTCAAGGAAGTTCCCAAGACATTTTCTCCCACTTGTGTTTCCAAACCTAAGATGGACCAGTCCGTTCTGTCCTCACCAGACAGCAACAGGCAGCTGGATGCAAAAACTTCTAGGATACTAGAGAGGCTGGAGTTGCCGAGACAGTTAAAATCTAAGACAGTTTCTCCCACTATCATAAGCAGTCAAACACCTGTGCGAACAAAAAAGCCTCTGATCCCATTCCAGCCCACCAATGCAATAAACCAAAGCCCGACTTCAAGCCAGTTACTGAAGCCCAACTTCCAGAGGCTCAAAAGGaaacataaatga
- the LOC7456670 gene encoding respiratory burst oxidase homolog protein C, with the protein MQDTGREDHHSDTELSGSERVAYSGPLSGPLNKRPGKKSARFNIPETTTSKDEQYVEITLDVRNDSVAVHSVKPSHGVKEDPEMTLLAKGPDKRSVSNVVRTASARIRQVSHEIKRLASFSKRPPPGRLDRSKSAAAHALKGLKFISKTDGGAGWAAVEKRFDEITASTEGLLPRARFCECIGMKESKEFAGELFSSLARKRNIQCDSINKAELREFWEQISNQSFDSRLQTFFDMVDKDADGRITEEEVREIITLSASANKLSNIQKQAEEYAALIMEELDPENHGYIMIENLEMLLLQGPSQSAGGESRNLSRMLSQKLKPTLDSNPLNRWGRGTRYFLLDNWQRVWVMALWIAVMASLFAYKYVQYRRRAAYVVMGHCVCMAKGAAETLKLNMALILLPVCRNTLTWLRNKTKLGVAVPFDDNLNFHKVIAVGVAVGVGIHGISHLACDFPRLLRASEEKWELMQQFFGDQPSSYWHFVKSKEGVTGILMVVLMAIAFTLATPWFRRNKLNLPTWLKKLTGFNAFWYSHHLFVIVYTLLIVHGYYLYLTHEWYKKTTWMYLTVPVMLYGGERFIRALRSSIKAVTIQKVAIYPGNVLALHMSKPQGFRYKSGQYMFVNCSAVSPFEWHPFSITSAPGDDYLSVHIRTLGDWTLQLRTVFSEACQPPPNGKSGLLRADCFQGHSPNFPRVLIDGPYGAPAQDYKKYEVLLLVGLGIGATPMISIVKDIASNIRAMEEEEKALENGTDGAGNSPLTRTPSPNAHKRKESFKTRRAYFYWVTREQGSFDWFKGVMNEVAELDHNHVIELHNYCTSVYEEGDARSALIAMLQSINHAKNGVDIVSGTRVKSHFAKPDWRNVYKRTALNHPDSRVGVFYCGAPALTKELRQLALDFSHKTSTKFDFHKENF; encoded by the exons AAACCTTCTCATGGCGTCAAAGAAGATCCTGAGATGACATTACTTGCTAAAGGTCCAGATAAAAGATCTGTTTCCAATGTTGTGAGAACTGCTTCAGCAAGAATTAGACAGGTTTCTCATGAAATAAAACGGTTGGCTTCGTTCTCAAAGAGGCCTCCTCCTGGTCGCCTTGACAGGTCTAAATCTGCAGCTGCTCATGCTTTAAAAGGACTAAAGTTTATCAGCAAGACTGATGGTGGTGCAGGATGGGCTGCTGTGGAAAAGCGTTTCGATGAAATTACTGCTTCTACTGAGGGCTTGCTCCCTCGTGCGCGATTCTGTGAATGTATAG GAATGAAGGAGTCAAAGGAGTTTGCAGGAGAGCTGTTCAGTTCACTTGCAAGGAAGCGGAATATACAATGTGATTCGATCAACAAAGCTGAGCTGAGGGAATTCTGGGAACAGATTTCCAACCAAAGTTTCGACTCCAGGCTCCAAACTTTCTTTGACAT GGTGGATAAAGATGCTGATGGCAGAATCACAGAAGAGGAAGTCAGAGAG ATCATTACCCTTAGCGCTTCTGCAAATAAACTGTCAAATATCCAGAAACAAGCTGAGGAATATGCAGCATTAATCATGGAAGAGTTAGATCCAGAAAATCATGGATACATCATG ataGAGAACCTGGAAATGCTTCTATTGCAAGGACCAAGCCAGTCGGCAGGAGGAGAAAGCCGAAATCTGAGCCGTATGCTAAGCCAGAAGCTTAAGCCTACATTGGATAGCAACCCATTAAACAGATGGGGCAGAGGCACCAGGTATTTCTTATTAGACAACTGGCAGAGAGTTTGGGTAATGGCTCTATGGATTGCTGTTATGGCTAGCCTATTTGCATACAAGTATGTGCAGTATCGACGCAGAGCGGCGTATGTGGTGATGGGTCATTGTGTATGCATGGCCAAGGGTGCAGCTGAGACACTCAAACTGAATATGGCTCTAATTCTACTACCTGTCTGCCGAAACACTCTCACCTGGCTCAGGAACAAAACCAAATTAGGTGTCGCGGTTCCTTTTGACGACAACCTCAATTTCCACAAG GTTATAGCAGTTGGAGTTGCAGTTGGAGTTGGTATCCATGGGATTTCTCATCTAGCGTGTGACTTCCCTCGCCTTCTTCGTGCAAGTGAAGAAAAGTGGGAGCTCATGCAGCAATTTTTCGGGGATCAACCTTCAAGTTACTGGCATTTTGTCAAGTCCAAGGAAGGAGTAACTGGGATCCTCATGGTAGTGTTGATGGCTATAGCCTTCACACTAGCCACCCCTTGGTTCAGACGTAATAAGCTCAATTTGCCGACATGGCTCAAGAAGCTCACCGGTTTCAATGCATTTTGGTATTCTCACCATCTCTTCGTCATCGTCTACACCCTGCTCATCGTGCACGGTTATTACCTCTACCTGACTCATGAATGGTACAAGAAGACG ACCTGGATGTACTTGACAGTTCCTGTTATGCTTTACGGGGGTGAAAGATTCATTAGGGCACTGAGATCAAGCATCAAGGCTGTTACCATACAAAAA GTGGCAATTTATCCTGGAAATGTCCTGGCACTTCACATGTCAAAGCCTCAAGGATTTAGATACAAGAGTGGGCAATACATGTTTGTCAATTGTTCTGCTGTCTCTCCATTCGAATG GCACCCATTTTCTATTACTTCAGCCCCTGGAGATGACTACCTTAGTGTTCATATCAGAACTCTTGGTGATTGGACACTGCAGCTTCGAACAGTGTTCTCAGAG gcATGCCAACCACCTCCTAATGGGAAGAGTGGACTTCTCAGAGCTGACTGCTTCCAAGGACACAGCCCAAA TTTCCCAAGAGTCTTGATTGACGGTCCATATGGAGCACCAGCACAAGACTACAAGAAATATGAGGTGTTATTGCTCGTTGGCCTAGGAATTGGAGCAACCCCAATGATCAGCATTGTCAAGGACATAGCGAGTAACATCAGGGCcatggaggaagaagagaaagCATTAGAAAATGGTACTGATGGGGCAGGCAATAGCCCGTTAACTAGAACTCCAAGCCCTAAtgcacacaaaagaaaagaaagcttcAAGACAAGGAGAGCATACTTCTATTGGGTGACAAGAGAACAAGGTTCCTTTGACTGGTTTAAAGGGGTTATGAATGAAGTGGCTGAATTAGACCATAACCATGTCATAGAGCTTCACAACTACTGTACTAGTGTTTATGAAGAGGGTGATGCAAGGTCTGCTCTAATTGCCATGCTTCAATCCATTAATCATGCCAAGAATGGTGTGGACATTGTCTCTGGCACACGAGTCAAGTCTCACTTCGCCAAGCCTGATTGGCGTAATGTCTACAAGCGCACTGCGCTTAACCACCCTGATTCTCGGGTTG GAGTGTTTTATTGTGGGGCACCAGCTTTGACAAAAGAGCTGCGCCAGCTAGCCTTGGATTTCTCTCACAAGACCAGCACTAAGTTTGATTTTCACAAAGAAAACTTCTAA